One Spirochaeta africana DSM 8902 genomic window carries:
- the clpP gene encoding ATP-dependent Clp endopeptidase proteolytic subunit ClpP: MNAQNNTLVPMVVEQTGVGERSYDIYSRLLKDRIVFLDGEIHDVTADLVVAQLLFLESQDPDKDISLYINSPGGSVTAGLAIYDTIQYIKPDVQTICMGQAASMGAVLLAAGTAGKRFALPSSRVLMHQPWGGARGQASDIGIQAREIIRLKRLLIDYFANHTGHSFEKIESDMERDFFMSAQESKEYGIVDQILIREKHAEQAK; encoded by the coding sequence ATGAATGCACAGAACAACACATTGGTGCCTATGGTCGTAGAGCAAACCGGTGTCGGTGAACGCTCGTACGACATCTACTCGCGGCTGCTGAAGGATCGCATCGTCTTTCTGGACGGCGAGATCCACGATGTAACCGCGGATCTGGTTGTGGCACAGCTGCTGTTTCTGGAATCCCAGGATCCGGATAAAGACATCAGTCTCTACATCAACTCCCCCGGCGGCTCAGTGACCGCCGGCCTGGCAATCTATGACACCATCCAGTACATCAAGCCGGATGTGCAGACTATCTGTATGGGTCAGGCAGCATCGATGGGTGCGGTACTCTTGGCAGCCGGCACCGCCGGCAAACGCTTTGCACTGCCCTCCAGCCGGGTGCTGATGCACCAGCCCTGGGGCGGTGCACGCGGGCAGGCCAGCGACATCGGGATCCAGGCGCGGGAGATTATCCGCCTGAAGCGATTGCTGATCGATTACTTTGCCAATCATACCGGACACAGTTTCGAAAAGATCGAGAGCGACATGGAGCGCGATTTCTTCATGTCGGCACAGGAAAGCAAAGAGTACGGCATTGTCGACCAGATACTCATAAGGGAGAAGCATGCTGAACAAGCGAAATGA
- the tig gene encoding trigger factor, protein MVKEKKIEQLDNSAVKLTITVEQDAVRSEYDTLLKEYARNAQIKGFRKGKVPPAVLERKFGESIRHEASQKSLENALRSVFDEIEEKPLPYCTPTLTDEPDFSMESDMTFAVTYDVFPEITIGEYDGIQVEEPQVSISKDDEKRELEQLQEQNAVVVEKENAAIKDGHIVTLNYQELNEDGTPTENTRREDFTFTVGSGYNLYQLDSDIAGLKKGDSKKITKTFAEDYEHSELAGQTRTIEVEITAVKEKDLPAIDDELAQDVSEKYETIDDLKKDIRNRLEKNLETRLRQIKVDQVMDTLVENSTIPVPASMLDAELENSWHRFVHQFRAAEDQVLQLLQMQGKTKDELLEEWRPAAEKNLKRSLITQKLIELEKIEVSDDELEEELKEQAEGSGTSLEELKEYFTKQGMMPYLKQDLQERKAQDALLAKAKIKKGKKSGYLDVVQPNQ, encoded by the coding sequence GTGGTCAAAGAAAAAAAGATTGAGCAGCTCGATAACTCCGCGGTAAAGCTTACCATTACCGTCGAACAGGATGCTGTACGCAGCGAATACGACACACTGTTGAAGGAATATGCCAGGAATGCCCAGATCAAGGGCTTCCGCAAGGGTAAGGTCCCGCCTGCCGTTCTGGAGCGCAAGTTCGGCGAATCGATTCGCCATGAGGCTTCGCAAAAAAGCCTCGAGAACGCCCTGCGATCGGTGTTCGACGAGATAGAGGAAAAGCCTCTGCCGTACTGCACCCCTACCCTGACTGACGAGCCTGACTTCTCCATGGAAAGCGATATGACCTTTGCGGTTACCTACGATGTATTCCCCGAGATCACCATCGGAGAGTACGACGGCATCCAGGTTGAGGAGCCGCAGGTTTCCATCAGCAAGGATGACGAGAAGCGCGAGCTTGAGCAGCTGCAGGAACAGAACGCGGTAGTTGTCGAGAAAGAAAATGCGGCCATCAAGGACGGGCATATCGTTACCCTGAATTACCAGGAGCTGAACGAAGACGGCACCCCGACCGAAAACACGCGTCGCGAGGATTTTACCTTTACTGTCGGCAGCGGGTACAACCTGTACCAGCTGGACAGCGACATCGCGGGACTGAAGAAGGGCGACAGCAAGAAGATAACCAAAACCTTTGCCGAGGATTATGAGCACAGCGAGCTTGCCGGTCAGACCAGAACCATAGAGGTGGAAATCACCGCGGTAAAGGAAAAGGATCTGCCGGCGATCGATGATGAGCTTGCTCAGGATGTCAGCGAGAAGTACGAAACCATCGATGATCTGAAAAAGGATATTCGCAACCGTCTGGAGAAAAACCTCGAGACCCGGCTGCGACAGATAAAGGTTGATCAGGTTATGGATACCCTGGTCGAGAACAGCACCATTCCGGTACCGGCATCGATGCTGGATGCCGAGCTGGAAAACTCCTGGCACCGCTTTGTCCACCAGTTCCGGGCAGCCGAGGATCAGGTCCTGCAGCTGCTGCAGATGCAGGGTAAAACCAAGGACGAGCTGCTTGAGGAATGGCGCCCGGCTGCCGAGAAGAATCTGAAGCGCAGCCTGATTACCCAGAAGCTCATCGAGCTAGAAAAAATCGAGGTCAGCGACGATGAACTCGAGGAAGAGCTGAAGGAGCAGGCCGAGGGCAGCGGCACCAGCCTGGAAGAGCTGAAAGAGTACTTTACCAAACAGGGGATGATGCCCTATCTGAAACAGGACCTGCAGGAACGCAAGGCCCAGGACGCCCTGCTGGCCAAGGCCAAGATCAAAAAGGGAAAAAAGTCCGGCTACCTGGACGTTGTACAGCCGAATCAGTAA
- a CDS encoding AAA family ATPase, giving the protein MSPSEPSLFSSPSGHAPLPDRMRPRNLNEFIGQDHILAEGRLLRRAIQADRLSSVIFSGPPGTGKTTLARVIANTTKRAFTSLNAVLGGVAEVRAAIQQAKEVRSMYDRSTILFVDEVHRWNKSQQDALLPWVENGTVIFIGATTENPYFAVNSALVSRSRIFQLQPLNTAQLHQVARQALSDPQRGYGTYRVTIDDEALDHLVHVADGDARTLLGALELAVETTPDHFPPEAGEAIHVTLQVAEESIQRKAVLYDREGDYHYDTISAFIKSVRGSDPDAALYWMSRMVYAGEDPRYILRRMLILACEDVGLADPHALSIVNAASQAFERVGMPEGQYFLTHAVLYLSTAPKSNSSLGYFDALKAVEHEAQFDVPNHLKDPSRDKHCFGHGQGYSYPHAYREHWVAQEYLPSGLKGKIFYQPGREGYEGSIYTSVHRRREIQLSLHTSRSFPEILTYSPKNDGREAWIQRVLRSGAAHLHQLRDTIWAELSPQRHHRILVLGSHTPILAGEAVRSCPEGGVAVLPRTGTEQEFLQHMAAELPEVDRPLILAAPAGSSDAVNDPADDVTGLLPEQLPFACDRIAALNLLIEQKDKAAASARLRELCAPDARLVLAELYPAAGSTLSGLLLEHHSDVPEAVLAGLQAAEQEVYRDPDDPRTDWTPESLESLMRASGWTSVEVQQHRVSEPRVLSAEVIAGWLGLHQPSRFSTALQRHLDPGQLKTLRELLQSTLTDTPITWHMNFVFLAAQS; this is encoded by the coding sequence TTCAGGCCGATCGTCTGAGCTCGGTTATATTCTCCGGCCCGCCGGGTACCGGCAAGACCACCCTGGCCAGGGTTATCGCCAATACCACCAAGCGCGCCTTCACCTCACTGAACGCGGTACTCGGCGGTGTCGCCGAGGTACGTGCGGCGATCCAGCAAGCCAAGGAAGTACGCAGCATGTATGACCGCAGCACCATCCTGTTCGTAGACGAGGTGCACCGCTGGAACAAGTCGCAGCAGGATGCTTTGCTCCCCTGGGTAGAAAACGGCACCGTGATATTCATCGGCGCCACGACCGAGAACCCCTATTTCGCCGTGAACTCGGCCCTGGTAAGCCGCTCACGCATCTTCCAGCTGCAGCCGCTCAACACCGCACAGCTGCATCAGGTAGCCCGGCAGGCACTGAGCGACCCACAGCGCGGCTACGGCACCTATCGCGTAACCATAGATGATGAGGCACTTGACCACCTGGTCCATGTGGCCGACGGCGATGCCCGCACCCTGCTGGGGGCACTTGAACTGGCGGTTGAGACGACACCGGACCACTTCCCGCCCGAGGCCGGGGAGGCAATCCATGTTACCTTGCAGGTTGCCGAGGAAAGCATCCAGCGCAAGGCTGTGCTGTATGACCGCGAGGGCGACTACCACTACGACACCATCAGTGCGTTCATCAAGTCCGTGCGCGGCTCGGATCCGGACGCTGCCCTCTACTGGATGAGCCGCATGGTGTATGCCGGCGAAGACCCCCGCTACATCCTTCGGCGTATGCTGATTCTGGCCTGTGAGGATGTCGGGCTGGCCGACCCGCATGCGCTGAGTATAGTCAATGCCGCATCCCAGGCCTTTGAACGGGTCGGCATGCCGGAGGGGCAGTATTTCCTGACCCACGCCGTGCTCTATCTGTCTACCGCACCAAAATCGAACTCGAGCCTTGGCTACTTCGACGCCCTGAAGGCGGTCGAACATGAGGCTCAGTTCGATGTCCCCAATCACCTCAAGGATCCCAGTCGCGACAAGCATTGCTTCGGACACGGTCAGGGCTACAGCTATCCGCATGCCTATCGTGAGCACTGGGTTGCCCAGGAGTACCTGCCATCCGGCCTGAAGGGCAAGATCTTCTACCAGCCCGGACGCGAGGGATACGAGGGCTCGATCTACACATCGGTACACCGGCGCCGGGAGATCCAGCTCTCGCTGCACACCTCCCGAAGTTTTCCGGAGATACTGACCTACTCACCGAAGAACGATGGCCGGGAGGCCTGGATCCAGCGCGTGCTGCGCAGCGGTGCTGCTCACCTGCACCAGCTGCGGGATACCATCTGGGCTGAACTGTCTCCCCAGCGCCACCACCGTATCCTGGTGCTGGGCAGTCATACCCCGATTCTGGCGGGTGAAGCGGTACGCAGCTGCCCCGAGGGCGGGGTCGCCGTCCTGCCGCGAACCGGCACCGAGCAGGAGTTTCTGCAGCACATGGCCGCCGAACTCCCCGAGGTTGATCGGCCGCTCATTCTGGCGGCCCCGGCAGGATCGTCCGACGCGGTTAACGATCCTGCCGACGACGTCACCGGCCTGCTGCCGGAGCAGCTGCCGTTCGCGTGTGACAGGATTGCTGCCCTCAACCTGCTGATCGAGCAAAAGGACAAGGCTGCTGCTTCAGCCAGATTGCGTGAGCTTTGTGCGCCCGACGCCCGACTGGTACTGGCTGAACTGTATCCGGCCGCCGGGTCTACCCTGTCAGGGCTGCTCCTGGAGCACCATAGCGATGTTCCCGAGGCGGTGCTTGCCGGGCTGCAGGCTGCAGAGCAGGAGGTGTACCGCGACCCGGACGACCCGCGAACCGACTGGACACCCGAGTCACTGGAGAGCCTTATGCGTGCCAGCGGCTGGACCTCGGTTGAGGTACAGCAGCACCGTGTGAGCGAACCGCGGGTACTCTCTGCCGAGGTAATTGCGGGGTGGCTTGGCCTGCATCAGCCATCCCGATTCTCTACAGCCCTGCAGCGTCACCTGGACCCCGGCCAGCTGAAAACACTGCGGGAGCTGCTGCAGTCAACACTGACCGACACCCCGATAACCTGGCATATGAACTTTGTTTTTCTTGCGGCGCAGTCTTGA